The genome window atgaggttgtcagagttagttaaggctgttggggttagggttagttgaggatgttggggttaggCTTAGCtgaggctgttggggttaggtgaggctgttagggttagggttagttgaggctgttggggttagctgaggctgttggggttagttgaggttgttagggttaggcttagctGAGGCTGTTTGGGTTAGGTGaggctgttagggttagggttagttgaggctgttggggttagctgaggctgttggggttaggtGAGGCTGGTAGACGAGGTGGTCAGAGATAGttgaggctgttggggttagggttagttgaggatgttggggttagttgagatTGTTATGGTTAGttgaggctgttggggttaggtgaggctgttggggttagctgaggctgttggggttagttgaggctggtagatgaggttgtcagagttagttgaggctgttggggttagggttagttgaggctggtagatgaggttgtcagagttagttgaggctgttggggttagggttagttgaggctgttggggttagttgaggctgttagggttagttgaggctggtagatgaggttgtcagagttagttgatgctgttggggttagggttagttgaggatgttggggttagggttagttgaggatgttggggttagttgagtGTGTTATGGTTAGTTGAGGCTGGTAGATGAGGTTGTCAGAGTTAGTTaaggctgttggggttagggttagttgaggatgttggggttagttgagagggttagggttagttgaggatgttgggATTAGTTGAGAGGTTTAGGGTTAGTTGAGTCTGGTAGATGAGGTTGTCAGAGTTAGTTaaggctgttggggttagggttagttgaggatgttggggttagttgagaggGTTAGGATTAGTTcaggatgttggggttagttgagagggttagggttagttgaggatgttggggttagttgaggctgttaGGGTTAGGCTGTAGCTGAGGCTGTTTGGGTTAGGTGaggctgttagggttagggttagttgaggctgttggggttagctgaggctgttggggttaggtGAGGCTGGTAGACGAGGTGGTCAGAGATAGttgaggctgttggggttagggttagttgaggatgttggggttagttgagatTGTTATGGTTAGttgaggctgttggggttaggtgaggctgttggggttagctgaggctgttggggttagttgaggctggtagatgaggttgtcagagttagttgaggctgttggggttagggttaggtgaggctggtagatgaggttgtcagagttagttgaggctgttggggttagggttagttgaggctggtagatgaggttgtcagagttagttgaggctgttggggttagggttagttgaggctgttggggttagttgaggctgttagggttagttgaggctggtagatgaggttgtcagagttagttgatgctgttggggttagggttagttgaggatgttggggttagggttagttgaggatgttggggttagttgagagtgttatggttagttgaggctggtagatgaggttgtcagagttagttaaggctgttggggttagggttagttgaggatgttggggttagttgagagggttagggttagttgaggatgttgggattagttgagagggttagggttagttgagtctggtagatgaggttgtcagagttagttaaggctgttggggttagggttagttgaggatgttggggttagttgagaggGTTAGGATTAGTTcaggatgttggggttagttgagagggttagggttagttgaggatgttggggttagttgagcctgttagggttagttgaggctggtagatgaggttgtcagagttagttaaggctgttggggttagggttagttgaggatgttggggttagttgagagtgttagggttagttgaggctggtagatgaggttgtcagagttagttgaggctgttggggttagggttagttgaggatgttggggttagttgagagtgttatggttagttgaggctgttggggttaggtGAGGCTGTTAGGGTAACGCTTAGttgaggctgttggggttagctgaggctgttggggttagttgaggctggtagatgaagttgtcagagttagttgaggctcttggggttagggttaggtgaggctgttagggttagttgaggctgttagggttagttgagactggtagatgaggttgtcagagttagttgaggctgttggggttagggttagttgaggatgttggggttagttgagagtGTTATggttagttgaggatgttggggttagttgagagtgttagggttagttgaggctggtaGATGAGGATGTCAGAGTTAGttgaggctgttggggttagggttagttgaggctgttagggttagttgaggctggtagatgaggttgtcagagttagttgaggctgttggggttagggttagttgaggatgttggggttagttgagagggttagggttagttgaggatgttTGGGTTatttgagagggttagggttagttgaggatgttggggttagggttagttgaggatgttggggttagttgagagggttagggttagttgagggtgttggggttagttgagagggttagggttagttgaggatgttggggttagttgagagtgttagggttagttgaggctggtaGATGACGTTGTCAGAGTTAGTGgaggctgttggggttagggttagttgaggatgttggggttagttgagagggttagggttagttgaggctgttgGGATCagttgagagggttagggttagttgaggctggtagatgaggttgtcagagttagttaaggctgttggggttagggttagttgaggatgttggggttagttgagagggttaggattagttgaggatgttggggttagttgagagggttagggttagttgaggatgttggggttagttgagagtgttagggttagttgaggctggtagatgaggttgtcagagttagttgaggctgttggggttagggttagttgaggatgttCGGGTTAGGTTTAGTTGAGGATGTTCGGGTTAGTtgagagtgttagggttagttgaggctgttCGGGTGAATTGAgactgttagggttagttaaggctgttagggttagttgagcctgttagggttagttgaggctgttggggttaggtgaggctgttagggttagggttagttgaggctgttggggttagctgaggctgttggggttaggtgaggctgttagggttagggttagttgaggctgttagggttagttgaggctggtagatgaggttgtcagagttagttgaggatgttggggttagttgagagggttagggttagttgaggatgttggggttagttgagagtgttagggttagttgaggctggtagatgaggttgtcagagttagttgaggctgttgggggttagggttagttcaggatgttggggttagttgagagggttagggttagttgagagggttagggttagttgagagggttagggttagtactacCTGAGTGTTCTGGTAGTAATGCTTCCACAGAGGTCTGATGACGTGCTGACCACCTACATCCCACACCGTGAAGCTGATGTTCTTGTACTCAACCGTCTCCACATTGAACCCTATGGTGATCAGCACAAAAGACATTCAGCTATGCTCTATCTAGCAGTCCTGGGTCAAATACATATGAGAAGCAAAAGATGTCAATCATCGGATATAGCCTATATATATCAATCAATGTTTACCAATAGTGGGGATAGTAGTGACAACTTCTCCAAGTTTTAGTTTGTACAGGACTGTGGTCTTCCCTGCAGCATCTAACCCAACTGTAGGAACAATATGGATCATTTTAAAACCGatgtaatattaataatatgcatataatatagGCCTATGTAAAATCAATCaaacaaaataaatgttataACACATTGTAACAAATACATTGTAACATTGTACAAATATTGCAACATTGTAATAATGATGACATTAACAAAATTGTAAATAAGTCTTACCCATCAGAATTCTCATCTGTTTTTTCTCGAAGAAACGAGAGAAGAGTTGCGAAACCATAACACCCATTATTgctaaaaaatatgttttgcttTTTCAAATAATCCGAAAGGAATGAAATCTGCAGCAGCCAATCTCGCTCTTCAAACACTTCTGCAGGGGTATACAGCAGCTCACAGTGATTTATACGACTGGTTTGCATTGCGCTGCTTATATAGTCTACTCAACCACATGTGGAACGGGACACCAACATAGAGCACTGTCATTTCAGTCTGGTCACACAGGTACAACAGTCAATTGACTGCGACGATTCCTCTCTACACGTTTCATCCACGTCACTTTCACTTTGTTGGCCTCGGAATACAGGAAGTTGTAATGTTTCTCATGTGTAGAGATATCATCTGATTGGTCTACAAGGCTGCTATTCATTCTCTGTTAACTAAATGTTGTCTGATGATAAAGCCGATGTCACACGAAGCAACCTGTACGCATATGTTGTTGCTGGCAACAGAGTTGCATCTGGGTTGCTTCTTGAGGCAATTTCAATCGCGTTTGAATTGCTTCGTGTATCTGCAAAATTGCTTGAGATCGTGGCACTTGCTACTATCATCTGCAACAGAAATTGCTTCCAGGTTTCTTCGTGTGAGTGACATCGGCTCTAGAGAGAAAGAGGTAtactcccgtgtgtgtgtgtgttagtgtgtgttagtgtgtgaatTTCACAATGCTCTCTATTCAAGCAAATCAACAGAGAAAGAAACTGTGATGAAATAAAGACAAACCATTTAGTATCTAGATCCTAGTGTTCTGTTTATTCACATAAAAATACtttctcgaaatctaaaggcacagCCTAGATTGGTGGCATATGTCTTAAGTAGTAGAACATGTCATTACTCCAAACTCGTGAAAGTGACAAGCTGACACCTTTTTATTTTCGTCAAAAGCTATTTAATATCGAAcaagtgcctttgatttgacggcctgcacattCGCAGTTCGGCGCGAAACAACCGTTTCTACGCATGAGTTTAGTTAGCCAAAGTCGGTCTGGACATCGCCTTCAAGCGTGATAGgctaaaactgcttctccaatagaagtCCCCAGTATGTTCATACTGTACAGTCTTTGATTATAGTCTGTCAACAGGGTTTAGCTACATACAGTATGAGGACACTGAGGTCTGGACCTTATTTTTTGGAATAACAAAAACAAGTCATCAGTGGGGGCTGCCCAGGGGCGCTGATCTCCAGAGTCCCTCATTTATTTATCTTAACAAAATGTaatgtcatggcaaaatgtgtagaatcgcaggaaattagctttaaaacggcCAACATTTCTCctcaccctatggcaaaatgtatagaattgcaggaaataagctgtaaaactgcaacaacaacaaaaaagtatagCTAATGTGCTTGTAgatcgactgaggtgaatgaaacTACAGCAACCAATGTGTTAATGGCTGGGGTAATTGTGTTTCTGTGACAAAGTGAAATTGTAGTTTCCATCAACCTCACTCATGCtgctgtaaccgatgtgaaatggctacggtggtgcgcgctaatagcgtttcaatcagtgacgtcactcgctctgagacctgaagtggttgttccccttgcgcttTTGTgtcgcgatgggtaacgatgcttcgtgggtgtcagttgttgatgtgttcaaGGGTCTCTGGtttgagcccgggttggggcgaagagagggacggaacctacactggtACACTGCATGCAATGTAAATAGTGAAGAATAACGCTGTTCTCAGGCAGATAGTGTGTGAAACCATTCACTTAAGAAAAAGGTGTGATATTAATAACGTTTCCTTTCATTATGAGTTGTCGAATTCTCAAAAATATTTACTGCCATTGTAGTAAGGTTAGCAATATGAGAGGTCTTCACGTACCTTTTGTGTATTATTTTCCTtgaaagtagaggtcgaccgattaatcggcatggccgattaattggggccgatttcaagtttttgtaacaatcggtaatctgcatttttgtcacgtcctgaccagtaaaatagattgtttgttattgtagtttggtcagggcgtggcagggggtgtttgtttagagtgtttcggggtttgttgggctatgttcttgttagtctatttctatgttagttctagtatgtctatttctatgtggtgtttattgggttgaccttcaattggaagcagctgctcctcgttgcttctaaataaaggtcctatttaagaggggtgttttttctatgggatttgtgggtagttatttcctgttttgtgttcgtgcacctgacgggactgtttattgtcgtttgttgtttttgtatacgtgtttcttttgttttccttctttaataaaataagaagatgagtttacacattcccgctgcgttttggtccaatccctacgataCCTGTGCCAATTTTTGGACatcgattatggccgattacattgcaccaCCTGTTtcgtgagtgcagcaaggagccaaggtaagttgctagcgaaTATTAAACTTATCTTACAAAAAACAAtctatcttcacataatcactagttaactacacatggttgatgaaattactaggttaactagcttgtcctgcattgcatataatcagtGCGGTGCctattaatttatcatcgaatcactaCCTGCTTCGCCAaaagggggatgatttaacaaaagcgcattcgcaaaaaaaagcacaatggttgcacaaatgtacctaaccataaacatcaatgcctttcttaaaatcagtacacagaagtatatatttttaaacctgcatatttagttaaaagaaattcatgttagcaggaaatattaactggggaaattgtgtcacttctcttgcgttcattgcacgcagagtcagggtatatgcaacactttgggCCGCTTGGcttgttgcaaactaatttgccagaatgttacataattatgacataacattgaaggttgtgcaatgtaacagcaatatttagagtTAGGGTTGCCATCCGctcgataaaatatggaacggttccctATTTCacagaaagaataaacgttttgttttccaaATTATAGTTtgcggatttgaccatattaatgaccaaaggctcgtatttctgtgtattattatattataattaagtctatgatttgatatttgatagagcagtctgactgagcggtggtaggcagcagcaggctcgtaagcattcattcaaacttgactgcgtttgccagcagctctcaGCAATGCTTGATtgacagcgctgtttatgacttcaagcctatcaactcatGAAATTAGGctagcaatactaaagtgcctattagaacatccaatagtcaacggtatatgaaatacaaatggtatagagagaaatagtcgatgtgtcataattcctataataactacaacctaaaacttcttaactgggaatattgaagaactggga of Salmo salar chromosome ssa01, Ssal_v3.1, whole genome shotgun sequence contains these proteins:
- the LOC123744623 gene encoding ADP-ribosylation factor 4 isoform X2, giving the protein MGVMVSQLFSRFFEKKQMRILMVGLDAAGKTTVLYKLKLGEVVTTIPTIGFNVETVEYKNISFTVWDVGGQHVIRPLWKHYYQNTQGLIFVVDSNDPERINDASEELQNMLEEDQLRDVVLLVFANKQDLPNAMSVSDITNKLGLRKLQLNTPWFVQATC